The Aspergillus luchuensis IFO 4308 DNA, chromosome 7, nearly complete sequence genome has a segment encoding these proteins:
- a CDS encoding uncharacterized protein (COG:T;~EggNog:ENOG410PFTR;~InterPro:IPR000719,IPR011009;~TransMembrane:1 (o35-52i);~go_function: GO:0004672 - protein kinase activity [Evidence IEA];~go_function: GO:0005524 - ATP binding [Evidence IEA];~go_process: GO:0006468 - protein phosphorylation [Evidence IEA]), protein MDEEQFHVLTTTCGTPGYMAPEIFKKSGHGKPVDIWAIGVITYFLLCGYTPFDRDSNLEEMQAILAADYSFTPIEYWRGVSHDARDFIKRCLTIDPSARMTAHDALQHAWVNPPYDTSADKLGSGEDLLPTVKKNFNARRTLHKAIDTVRAINKLREGGGLMMDGMMSVDPKPERVNGNDVIEERRDHDGDMEIDGRANARGQTEEQIRAQERKVQEMVAGLWSRTGKK, encoded by the exons ATGGACGAGGAACAGTTCCATGTTCTTACAACGACGTGCGGTACACCGGGATACATGGCGCCCgagatcttcaagaagaGTGGTCATGGAAAGCCAGT AGACATCTGGGCCATCGGTGTCATCACCTACTTCTTGCTATGCGGCTACACCCCCTTTGACCGCGACTCCAAcctggaagagatgcaggCCATCCTTGCAGCAGACTACTCCTTCACCCCCATCGAATACTGGCGCGGTGTCTCCCACGACGCACGGGACTTCATCAAGCGTTGCCTAACCATCGACCCTAGCGCTCGGATGACAGCCCACGACGCCTTGCAACACGCCTGGGTCAACCCGCCCTACGACACATCCGCCGACAAGCTCGGCTCCGGTGAAGATCTCCTCCCGACCGTCAAGAAGAACTTCAACGCCCGTCGCACCCTCCACAAGGCCATCGATACCGTTCGCGCCATCAACAAGCTTCGCGAAGGCGGCGGCCTAATGATGGACGGCATGATGAGCGTCGACCCCAAGCCCGAACGAGTCAACGGCAACGACGTCATCGAAGAACGACGGGACCACGACGGAGACATGGAAATTGACGGTCGTGCCAATGCTCGTGGTCAGACGGAAGAGCAGATCCGTGCTCAAGAGCGGAAAGTCCAAGAAATGGTCGCCGGGTTGTGGAGTCGGACTGGGAAGAAATAA
- a CDS encoding AMMECR1 domain-containing protein (BUSCO:EOG09263ZSC;~COG:S;~EggNog:ENOG410PN75;~InterPro:IPR023473,IPR036071,IPR027485,IPR002733;~PFAM:PF01871): protein MATPAQCYYCFETLAASYRRREPISLASVEELWERHEQYKKLAALDEDDDSQFVDDDENTAPLSGKSSRSQKIKVPRVSRLQSGSSSSTTQSLASTNSSQSVLSSSTSVTTPSSSSDTASGKPREDKYPLFVTWNTVSKHGHKSLRGCIGTFEAQELAEGLKSYALTSAFDDTRFSPIPESLLPSLSCSLTLLGSFEPCTNALDWILGVHGLRISFIHRGRRYGATYLPDVAVEQGWTKEETVNSLMHKAGWDGPSESVARRFLRGSSNAGHGAAAATKPWEQVSDFRAVKYQGLKASSSYAEWQEWRQWVLSLDDGSQQLLS, encoded by the exons ATGGCCACCCCGGCTCAATGCTACTACTGTTTCGAGACCCTTGCTGCCTCCTATAGGCGCAGAGAACCAATCAGCCTTGCGTCTGTGGAAGAGCTCTGGGAACGACACGAACAATATAAGAAGCTCGCCGCGttagatgaggatgacgattCGCAATTCGTAGACGATGACGAGAACACCGCGCCACTTTCTGGGAAAAGCAGTCGCTCCCAGAAAATCAAAGTACCCCGAGTCAGCCGACTTCAGTCTGGCTCGAGCTCCTCTACAACTCAATCTCTCGCGTCTACCAACTCATCGCAGTCTGTCCTGTCAAGCTCAACCTCAGTCACGACACCCAGTTCCTCGTCAGACACGGCCAGTGGCAAGCCGAGAGAGGACAAATATCCTCTATTTGTAACATGGAATACTGTTTCGAAACACGGCCACAAATCGCTCCGGGGCTGCATTGGCACATTTGAGGCGCAGGAGCTTGCCGAGGGCCTGAAATCCTACGCGCTCACATC CGCGTTTGATGACACTCGGTTTTCCCCCATTCCAGAGTCTCTTCTGCCATCTCTCTCTTGCTCATTGACGCTGCTCGGGTCTTTCGAGCCATGCACCAACGCTCTGGACTGGATCCTCGGGGTGCATGGCCTTCGCATCTCCTTCATTCATCGCGGCAGACGCTATGGCGCAACCTACCTCCCTGATGTCGCGGTCGAGCAGGGATGGACTAAAGAAGAGACCGTCAACAGCCTGATGCACAAAGCAGGCTGGGATGGGCCCTCCGAGAGCGTGGCGAGACGGTTTTTGCGAGGCAGCAGCAATGCTGGTCATGGCGCTGCCGCCGCAACCAAGCCATGGGAGCAGGTCTCCGATTTTCGAGCTGTCAAGTACCAGGGCCTcaaggccagcagcagctacgCGGAATGGCAAGAATGGCGCCAATGGGTCCTCTCGCTAGACGATGGGAGCCAACAGCTATTGAGTTGA